A DNA window from Leopardus geoffroyi isolate Oge1 chromosome A1, O.geoffroyi_Oge1_pat1.0, whole genome shotgun sequence contains the following coding sequences:
- the GPX8 gene encoding probable glutathione peroxidase 8 isoform X3 encodes MEPLTAYPLRCSGPKAKVFAVLLSMVLCTVMLFLLQLKFLKPKINSFYAFEVKDAKGRTVSLEKFKGKILQRKNQGGIFGSIWSTLRVKL; translated from the exons ATGGAGCCTCTTACAGCTTACCCTTTAAGATGTTCGGGGCCGAAAGCAAAGGTATTTGCAGTTTTACTGTCTATGGTTCTATGCACAGTAATGTTATTTCTTCTACAACTAAAATTCCTAAAACCTAAAATCAACAGCTTTTATGCCTTTGAAGTGAAAGATGCAAAAGGAAGAACGGTTTCTCTGGAAAAGTTTAAAGGCAAA ATTCTTCAAAGAAAGAACCAAGGTGGAATTTTTGGAAGTATCTGGTCAACCCTGAGGGTCAAGTTGTGA
- the GPX8 gene encoding probable glutathione peroxidase 8 isoform X2 has protein sequence MEPLTAYPLRCSGPKAKVFAVLLSMVLCTVMLFLLQLKFLKPKINSFYAFEVKDAKGRTVSLEKFKGKVSLVVNVASDCQLTDRNYLALQELHKEFGPFHFSVLAFPCNQFGESEPRPSKEVVSFARNNYGVTFPIFHKIKILGSEAEPAFRFLVDSSKKEPRWNFWKYLVNPEGQVVKTWRPEEPIEVIRPEIAALIRQMIIKKKEDL, from the exons ATGGAGCCTCTTACAGCTTACCCTTTAAGATGTTCGGGGCCGAAAGCAAAGGTATTTGCAGTTTTACTGTCTATGGTTCTATGCACAGTAATGTTATTTCTTCTACAACTAAAATTCCTAAAACCTAAAATCAACAGCTTTTATGCCTTTGAAGTGAAAGATGCAAAAGGAAGAACGGTTTCTCTGGAAAAGTTTAAAGGCAAA GTTTCACTAGTTGTAAACGTGGCTAGTGACTGCCAACTCACAGACAGAAATTACTTAGCACTGCAGGAACTGCACAAAGAGTTTGGACCATTCCACTTCAGCGTCTTGGCTTTTCCGTGCAATCAGTTTGGAGAATCGGAGCCCCGCCCCAGCAAGGAAGTTGTATCTTTTGCAAGAAATAACTACGGCGTGACATTCCCCATCTTCCACAAGATTAAGATTCTAGGATCTGAAGCAGAACCTGCATTCAGATTTCTTGTTG ATTCTTCAAAGAAAGAACCAAGGTGGAATTTTTGGAAGTATCTGGTCAACCCTGAGGGTCAAGTTGTGAAAACCTGGAGGCCAGAGGAACCCATTGAAGTCATCAGGCCTGAGATAGCAGCTCTGATTAGACAAAtgatcataaaaaagaaagaggacctATGA
- the GPX8 gene encoding probable glutathione peroxidase 8 isoform X1, with protein MEPLTAYPLRCSGPKAKVFAVLLSMVLCTVMLFLLQLKFLKPKINSFYAFEVKDAKGRTVSLEKFKGKEVSLVVNVASDCQLTDRNYLALQELHKEFGPFHFSVLAFPCNQFGESEPRPSKEVVSFARNNYGVTFPIFHKIKILGSEAEPAFRFLVDSSKKEPRWNFWKYLVNPEGQVVKTWRPEEPIEVIRPEIAALIRQMIIKKKEDL; from the exons ATGGAGCCTCTTACAGCTTACCCTTTAAGATGTTCGGGGCCGAAAGCAAAGGTATTTGCAGTTTTACTGTCTATGGTTCTATGCACAGTAATGTTATTTCTTCTACAACTAAAATTCCTAAAACCTAAAATCAACAGCTTTTATGCCTTTGAAGTGAAAGATGCAAAAGGAAGAACGGTTTCTCTGGAAAAGTTTAAAGGCAAA GAGGTTTCACTAGTTGTAAACGTGGCTAGTGACTGCCAACTCACAGACAGAAATTACTTAGCACTGCAGGAACTGCACAAAGAGTTTGGACCATTCCACTTCAGCGTCTTGGCTTTTCCGTGCAATCAGTTTGGAGAATCGGAGCCCCGCCCCAGCAAGGAAGTTGTATCTTTTGCAAGAAATAACTACGGCGTGACATTCCCCATCTTCCACAAGATTAAGATTCTAGGATCTGAAGCAGAACCTGCATTCAGATTTCTTGTTG ATTCTTCAAAGAAAGAACCAAGGTGGAATTTTTGGAAGTATCTGGTCAACCCTGAGGGTCAAGTTGTGAAAACCTGGAGGCCAGAGGAACCCATTGAAGTCATCAGGCCTGAGATAGCAGCTCTGATTAGACAAAtgatcataaaaaagaaagaggacctATGA